Proteins encoded together in one Halorubellus sp. JP-L1 window:
- a CDS encoding VOC family protein, producing MTEDAASEAEIPTSAERPDSPIHTTGTDHITVWGSNAEDTISFYRDLLGMPLVLRQPNLDDPSQTHLFFDTGDGRILTFFVSPDRDSPRSQRTQVGGVHHLCFSIAPEEFESTMEALEDDGRGYNVFDRGIFFSLYTRDNSGLVIELTTDKYEFPMERKAEVLATAQRIREEEGADFAKDEHLKAALEELGIEVVPNDLPDAASGTADLD from the coding sequence ATGACGGAGGACGCAGCCAGCGAGGCGGAGATTCCGACGAGTGCGGAGCGCCCAGATAGCCCCATCCACACGACCGGCACGGACCACATCACGGTCTGGGGGTCGAACGCCGAGGACACGATCTCGTTCTACCGGGACCTGCTGGGGATGCCGCTGGTGCTGCGGCAGCCGAACCTCGACGACCCGAGTCAGACGCACCTGTTCTTCGACACGGGCGACGGCCGCATCCTCACGTTCTTCGTCAGTCCCGACCGCGACAGTCCACGCTCGCAGCGGACGCAGGTCGGGGGCGTCCACCATCTCTGCTTCTCGATCGCGCCCGAGGAGTTCGAGTCGACGATGGAGGCGCTCGAGGACGACGGCCGCGGGTACAACGTCTTCGACCGCGGCATCTTCTTCTCGCTGTATACGCGGGACAACAGCGGGCTCGTCATCGAGCTGACGACGGACAAGTACGAGTTCCCCATGGAGCGGAAGGCGGAGGTGCTCGCGACCGCGCAGCGCATTCGCGAGGAGGAGGGCGCGGACTTCGCGAAGGACGAGCACCTGAAGGCCGCACTGGAGGAGCTCGGGATCGAGGTCGTCCCGAACGACCTCCCGGACGCCGCGAGCGGTACCGCCGACCTGGACTGA
- a CDS encoding DUF4129 domain-containing protein, with the protein MDRERLRVVLVGVLCVLAVSAAAATLSAPEETRADTGGGSLQADDEDREQGEGGESNADPIGSPGELDFDIGACIPWLYSGWFWLVVAAVATGIWLLARHHQDSLAATAYVSALAMPFSLVWLLLSKCGADPNEEQSIVPSDLVVTPDGGDAAFGVLGEAGRAASPVWLVAVVALVGLGALAVAVTRTPADADEPDDSTPAAVDPDEHEDVDDLRAAAGRAADRIERAAAVDNEIYRAWVEMTEYLDVEHPESSTPREFEAAAVDAGIEPDTVAELTALFERVRYGDQPPTEAAEARAVDALRSMETAATDLDDVWGDDDSDDDVSGEHSQSSE; encoded by the coding sequence ATGGATCGGGAGCGGCTGCGGGTCGTCCTCGTGGGCGTTCTCTGCGTGCTGGCTGTCTCCGCGGCCGCGGCGACGCTCTCCGCGCCAGAGGAGACGCGGGCCGACACGGGCGGCGGGTCGCTCCAGGCGGACGACGAGGACCGCGAGCAGGGCGAGGGCGGCGAGTCGAACGCCGACCCGATCGGGAGCCCCGGGGAACTCGACTTCGACATCGGCGCGTGCATCCCGTGGCTGTACTCCGGGTGGTTCTGGCTCGTCGTCGCTGCCGTCGCCACCGGCATCTGGCTGCTCGCGCGCCACCACCAGGACTCGCTCGCGGCGACCGCGTACGTCTCCGCGCTCGCGATGCCGTTCTCGCTCGTGTGGCTCCTCCTCAGCAAGTGCGGGGCCGACCCGAACGAGGAGCAGAGCATCGTCCCGAGCGACCTCGTCGTCACGCCCGACGGCGGCGACGCGGCGTTCGGCGTCCTCGGCGAGGCGGGCCGTGCGGCGTCGCCCGTATGGCTCGTCGCCGTCGTCGCGCTCGTCGGCCTCGGCGCGCTCGCCGTCGCGGTCACTCGGACGCCCGCGGACGCGGACGAGCCCGACGACTCGACGCCGGCGGCCGTCGACCCCGACGAGCACGAGGACGTAGACGACCTGCGGGCGGCCGCCGGGCGCGCCGCCGACCGCATCGAGCGCGCCGCCGCCGTCGACAACGAGATCTACCGGGCGTGGGTGGAGATGACGGAGTACCTCGACGTCGAGCACCCCGAGTCGAGCACCCCCCGCGAGTTCGAGGCCGCAGCGGTCGACGCCGGGATCGAACCGGACACCGTCGCGGAGCTCACGGCGCTGTTCGAGCGCGTGCGCTACGGCGACCAGCCGCCGACGGAGGCAGCCGAGGCCCGCGCCGTGGACGCGCTCCGGTCGATGGAGACCGCCGCGACGGACCTCGACGACGTGTGGGGCGACGACGACAGTGACGACGACGTCAGTGGCGAGCACTCGCAGTCGAGCGAGTGA
- a CDS encoding DUF4129 domain-containing protein — protein sequence MNRSALRVAVVALLVAAAIVAVAGTVDDPPTDDGGAPGESQSELTQTQVQTTQSTETVADTSTQRPIPTKDQECVAAAKNPLVVLGVLAVLGAVLAHVYRSYGQVEALSLAMLLLVLVFFAFSALAVCPPTPDGPEPNQSGGEHNDTNLTSSAPAGTGGTGDEEGDAREFPLALVAIVAVLAVAAVGAVLVTREDADADDPFDALAEGGDEADAEDAVDVDEFAAAAGRAADRIEDADDVDNEIYRAWVEMTGYLDVEHPESSTPGEFAAAAVDAGIDRDDVVELTDLFERVRYGDTAATAEREARALDALRRVESQYGGDDA from the coding sequence ATGAATCGCTCCGCCCTCCGCGTCGCCGTCGTCGCCCTGCTGGTCGCGGCCGCGATCGTCGCCGTCGCCGGCACCGTCGACGACCCGCCCACCGACGACGGTGGCGCACCGGGCGAGTCCCAGTCCGAACTGACGCAGACGCAGGTCCAGACGACGCAGTCCACGGAGACGGTCGCCGATACGAGCACGCAGCGCCCGATCCCGACGAAGGACCAGGAGTGCGTCGCGGCGGCGAAGAACCCGCTCGTCGTCCTCGGCGTCCTCGCCGTCCTCGGGGCCGTCCTCGCCCACGTCTACCGATCGTACGGGCAGGTCGAGGCGCTCTCGCTCGCGATGCTCTTGCTGGTGCTCGTGTTCTTCGCGTTCTCGGCGCTGGCGGTCTGTCCGCCGACGCCGGACGGCCCGGAGCCGAACCAATCGGGTGGCGAACACAACGATACGAACCTGACGAGTTCGGCACCGGCCGGGACGGGCGGCACCGGTGACGAGGAGGGTGACGCGCGGGAGTTCCCGCTGGCGCTCGTCGCCATCGTCGCCGTGCTCGCCGTTGCCGCCGTCGGCGCCGTCCTCGTGACGCGCGAGGACGCCGACGCCGACGACCCGTTCGACGCGCTCGCCGAGGGCGGCGACGAAGCCGACGCGGAGGACGCGGTCGACGTCGACGAGTTCGCGGCCGCGGCCGGCCGCGCCGCCGACCGCATCGAGGACGCCGACGACGTCGACAACGAGATCTACCGGGCGTGGGTGGAGATGACGGGGTACCTCGACGTCGAGCACCCCGAGTCGAGCACGCCCGGCGAGTTCGCGGCCGCGGCGGTCGACGCGGGCATCGACCGCGACGACGTCGTCGAACTCACGGACCTGTTCGAGCGCGTCCGGTACGGAGACACGGCGGCGACCGCCGAGCGCGAGGCGCGCGCGCTCGACGCGCTCAGACGCGTCGAGTCCCAGTACGGAGGGGATGACGCGTGA
- a CDS encoding DUF58 domain-containing protein, giving the protein MSSTTTTTDGDDDAGTSTGTTADADASTDGDASTATDASTDADGTTTTFDADAETTLARVVRLHETETHHWEGVAAVTTLCGGAGIVFRSPALLLAAVVGVAFVAYAKVAEPVAVDLSVARALSDADPDLGDEVEVTVHVKNAGGRTIPDLRLVDGVPDALEVVDGTARVATVLRAGETTSFSYTVAAKRGTHEFRTLSVYARGFSGAVETELELEASTEMVSTPSLEPTREVPLRQQTSRYAGRVDTDTGGEGLEFYQTREYRPGDSLSRIDWNRHARTGELATLEFREEKAATVVCVLDLRQAAYVHGEGDTFHAADHGVDAAGQVFATLLETGDRVGIAALSADDVWLAPGLGNEHRIRAEELFATHPALSPERPADYFSLGLGVRNLRKRLPNDAQVILFSPLADDQAAKAARLLHAHGHAVTVVSPDPTDDATLGHRLARVERLARLTTLREVGVHVVDWDVDESLASTLARSQRRWST; this is encoded by the coding sequence ATGAGCTCCACGACTACCACGACGGACGGCGACGACGACGCGGGGACGAGCACGGGCACGACGGCCGACGCGGACGCCTCGACGGACGGGGACGCCTCGACCGCCACCGACGCCTCGACCGACGCGGACGGTACGACCACGACGTTCGACGCTGACGCGGAGACGACGCTCGCGCGCGTCGTCCGGCTTCACGAGACGGAGACGCACCATTGGGAGGGCGTCGCGGCCGTGACGACGCTCTGCGGTGGCGCCGGCATCGTCTTCCGGTCGCCCGCGCTCCTGCTCGCGGCCGTCGTCGGCGTCGCGTTCGTCGCGTACGCGAAGGTCGCCGAACCCGTCGCGGTCGACCTCTCGGTCGCGCGAGCGCTCTCGGACGCCGATCCGGACCTCGGCGACGAGGTCGAGGTCACGGTCCACGTGAAGAACGCGGGCGGGCGAACGATCCCGGACCTGCGCCTGGTCGACGGCGTCCCCGACGCGCTCGAGGTCGTCGACGGTACCGCGCGCGTCGCGACCGTCCTCCGCGCCGGCGAGACGACGTCGTTCTCGTACACGGTCGCTGCGAAGCGCGGCACGCACGAGTTCCGGACGCTCTCCGTGTACGCCAGAGGATTCAGTGGCGCCGTCGAGACGGAACTGGAGCTGGAGGCGTCGACGGAGATGGTGTCGACGCCGTCGCTCGAACCGACGCGCGAGGTCCCGCTCCGCCAGCAGACGTCGCGGTACGCGGGCCGCGTCGACACCGACACGGGCGGCGAAGGCCTGGAGTTCTACCAGACCCGCGAGTACCGTCCCGGCGACTCGCTGTCCCGCATCGACTGGAACCGGCACGCGCGCACCGGCGAACTCGCGACGCTGGAGTTCCGCGAGGAGAAGGCCGCGACCGTCGTCTGCGTCCTCGACCTCCGGCAGGCCGCGTACGTCCACGGCGAGGGCGACACCTTCCACGCCGCCGACCACGGCGTCGACGCCGCCGGCCAGGTGTTCGCGACGCTCCTCGAGACCGGGGACCGCGTCGGCATCGCCGCGCTCTCGGCGGACGACGTCTGGCTCGCCCCCGGCCTCGGGAACGAACACCGCATCCGCGCCGAGGAGCTGTTCGCGACCCATCCCGCGCTCTCCCCGGAACGGCCCGCGGACTACTTCTCGCTCGGACTCGGCGTCCGGAACCTCCGGAAGCGACTGCCGAACGACGCGCAGGTCATCCTGTTCTCGCCGCTCGCAGACGACCAAGCCGCGAAGGCAGCACGGCTCCTGCACGCGCACGGACACGCCGTGACCGTCGTCAGTCCCGACCCGACCGACGACGCGACGCTCGGGCATCGACTCGCGCGCGTCGAACGGCTCGCGCGCCTCACGACGCTCCGCGAGGTGGGCGTGCACGTCGTCGACTGGGACGTCGACGAGTCGCTCGCGTCCACGCTCGCGCGATCCCAACGGCGGTGGTCCACGTGA
- a CDS encoding cupin domain-containing protein yields the protein MEKVSIDDIDAAAPPDENVPEDAMATSIGGVRQLGERLGATNFALNHFVLAPGESPAHSMHRHPEQEEVFYVLSGTVTVETPAEDAVADPAEDDALVVETDEVVRVPPDTYQFVVNRSDDPAALLALGAPSEYQGEGDYLISCPTCGERTEQSFGLETDEAGDPTALVAECRECDDESHRIAA from the coding sequence ATGGAGAAGGTCAGCATCGACGACATCGACGCGGCGGCACCGCCAGACGAGAACGTCCCCGAGGACGCGATGGCGACGTCCATCGGCGGCGTCCGCCAGCTCGGCGAACGCCTCGGCGCGACGAACTTCGCGCTGAACCACTTCGTCCTCGCCCCGGGCGAGAGCCCCGCGCACTCGATGCACAGGCACCCCGAACAGGAGGAGGTGTTCTACGTCCTCTCGGGGACGGTGACGGTCGAGACGCCCGCCGAGGATGCCGTCGCAGATCCCGCCGAAGACGACGCGCTCGTCGTCGAGACGGACGAGGTCGTCCGCGTCCCGCCGGACACGTACCAGTTCGTCGTGAACCGGAGCGACGACCCGGCCGCGCTCCTCGCGCTCGGCGCACCCAGCGAGTACCAGGGCGAAGGAGACTACCTCATCTCCTGTCCGACGTGCGGCGAGCGAACCGAACAGTCGTTCGGGCTCGAGACGGACGAGGCCGGCGACCCGACCGCGCTCGTCGCCGAGTGTCGCGAGTGCGACGACGAGTCCCACCGCATCGCGGCCTGA
- a CDS encoding MoxR family ATPase, whose translation MDVAQASEDCAAVLDEISNAVIADREFLETVLLGGVARGHVLLEDVPGTGKTLTARAMASALGLEFSRVQFTPDLLPADVTGTHVFNEETREFEFQEGPIFANIVLADEINRAPPKTQAALLEAMEEAQVTVDGETRELPKPFFVIATQNPVEQEGTFPLPEAQVDRFMVKSSIGYPDEDGEVELLRRRAGRVEQAPSVGRVLSDQEVADLRQVPEDVRVDEDLLGYMAQLTRQTREDGRVEVGVSPRGTQRLFEASRAYATLVGRDYVTPDDIKRVAQPVLAHRLVLTPDAMVNNVEKSQVVDAVLDSVPVPTVE comes from the coding sequence ATGGACGTCGCTCAAGCGAGCGAGGACTGCGCTGCCGTCCTCGACGAGATCAGTAACGCCGTCATCGCCGACCGAGAGTTCCTCGAGACCGTCCTCCTCGGCGGGGTCGCACGCGGCCACGTCCTCCTCGAGGACGTGCCAGGGACCGGGAAGACGCTCACCGCGCGCGCAATGGCGAGCGCGCTCGGCCTCGAGTTCTCGCGCGTCCAGTTCACGCCCGACCTCCTCCCCGCCGACGTGACGGGGACGCACGTGTTCAACGAGGAGACCCGCGAGTTCGAGTTCCAGGAAGGCCCGATCTTCGCGAACATCGTCCTCGCGGACGAGATCAACCGCGCACCACCGAAGACCCAAGCGGCACTCCTGGAGGCGATGGAGGAGGCCCAGGTCACGGTCGACGGCGAGACCCGCGAACTCCCGAAGCCGTTCTTCGTGATCGCGACCCAGAACCCCGTCGAGCAGGAGGGGACGTTCCCGCTCCCGGAGGCGCAGGTCGACCGGTTCATGGTGAAGTCCAGCATCGGGTACCCGGACGAGGACGGCGAGGTCGAACTGCTCCGGCGGCGCGCGGGCCGCGTCGAGCAGGCGCCGAGCGTCGGGCGCGTCCTCAGCGACCAGGAAGTCGCGGACCTCCGGCAGGTCCCCGAGGACGTCCGCGTCGACGAGGACCTGCTCGGGTACATGGCACAGTTGACGCGCCAGACGCGCGAGGACGGCCGCGTCGAAGTCGGCGTCTCCCCGCGCGGCACCCAGCGGTTGTTCGAGGCGTCCCGCGCGTACGCGACGCTCGTCGGCCGGGACTACGTCACGCCGGACGACATCAAGCGCGTCGCCCAGCCAGTGCTCGCCCATCGGCTCGTGCTGACGCCGGACGCGATGGTGAACAACGTCGAGAAGTCCCAGGTCGTCGACGCCGTCCTCGACTCGGTGCCCGTCCCGACCGTCGAGTGA
- a CDS encoding transcription initiation factor IIB family protein, which translates to MSSSRTRTTDERTDERTTDERTAREAEGEHEHEREQTEKQTCPECGGRLQTDEAHGETVCADCGLVVEEDAVDRGPEWRAFDASEKDEKSRVGAPTTNMMHDQGLSTNIGWQNKDAYGNSLSSNQRQKMQRLRTWNERFRTRDSKERNLKQALGEIDRMASALGLPDNVRETASVIYRRALAEDLLPGRSIEGVATASLYAAARQAGTPRSLDEVAAVSRVDAMEFKRAYRYVVRELNLEVEPADPLQYVPRFASELDLSDEAERTARELLSSAKREGIHSGKSPVGLAAAAVYAASLLSNEKVTQNAVSEVANVSEVTIRNRYKELLENADQANALA; encoded by the coding sequence ATGTCAAGTTCTCGAACTCGAACGACCGACGAACGGACAGACGAACGCACCACCGACGAGCGGACGGCGCGCGAAGCCGAAGGCGAGCACGAACACGAACGAGAGCAGACCGAGAAGCAGACGTGCCCCGAGTGCGGCGGCCGTCTGCAGACCGACGAGGCTCACGGCGAGACCGTCTGCGCGGACTGTGGACTCGTCGTCGAGGAGGACGCCGTCGACCGCGGCCCCGAATGGCGTGCGTTCGACGCCAGCGAGAAGGACGAGAAGTCCCGCGTCGGCGCCCCGACGACCAACATGATGCACGACCAGGGGTTGTCGACGAACATCGGCTGGCAGAACAAGGACGCCTACGGCAACAGCCTCTCCTCGAACCAGCGTCAGAAGATGCAGCGCCTGCGCACCTGGAACGAGCGCTTTCGCACGCGCGACTCGAAGGAACGGAATCTCAAGCAGGCGCTGGGCGAGATCGACCGCATGGCCAGCGCGCTCGGCCTGCCGGACAACGTCCGCGAGACCGCTAGCGTCATCTATCGCCGCGCGCTCGCCGAGGACCTGCTCCCCGGTCGGAGCATCGAGGGCGTCGCCACCGCGAGCCTCTACGCCGCCGCCCGGCAGGCCGGCACCCCCCGCAGCCTCGACGAAGTCGCCGCCGTGTCGCGCGTCGACGCGATGGAGTTCAAGCGCGCGTACCGGTACGTCGTCCGCGAGCTCAACCTCGAGGTAGAGCCCGCGGACCCCCTCCAGTACGTGCCGCGGTTCGCGAGCGAACTCGACCTCAGCGACGAGGCCGAACGCACCGCTCGCGAACTCCTCTCGAGCGCGAAGCGCGAGGGCATCCACTCCGGGAAGTCCCCCGTCGGTCTCGCCGCCGCCGCGGTGTACGCCGCCAGCCTCCTCTCGAACGAGAAGGTCACGCAGAACGCGGTCAGCGAGGTGGCGAACGTCAGCGAGGTCACCATCCGCAACCGCTACAAGGAACTTCTGGAGAACGCCGACCAGGCGAACGCACTCGCCTGA
- a CDS encoding DUF192 domain-containing protein codes for MRVLHERDGNTRVLARDVDVAASTLSRARGLMFRRSIPDDYALVFEFDGAAARDVHMLFVPFPIDAVWLVDDEVTQVERLRSWLGLGRARADVLVELPAGAAGDVDVGDVVRVES; via the coding sequence ATGCGCGTCCTCCACGAACGAGACGGGAATACGCGGGTGTTGGCGCGCGACGTCGACGTCGCCGCGTCGACGCTCTCGCGCGCCCGGGGACTGATGTTCCGGCGGTCGATCCCGGACGACTACGCGCTCGTCTTCGAGTTCGACGGGGCCGCTGCTCGCGACGTCCACATGCTGTTCGTGCCGTTCCCCATCGACGCCGTCTGGCTCGTCGACGACGAGGTCACGCAGGTCGAGCGCCTCCGCTCGTGGCTCGGGCTCGGTCGCGCACGAGCGGACGTCCTCGTCGAATTGCCGGCGGGTGCCGCCGGGGACGTCGACGTCGGCGACGTGGTTCGCGTGGAGTCCTAG
- a CDS encoding beta-CASP ribonuclease aCPSF1 produces MSSVDRQLDDLKAKITSEIPDDITVSDVKYEGPELVVYTRDPKKFAQQGDLIRQLASKLRKRITVRPDPDVLSHPDEAREQIMDVIPEDAGVTDLDFHADTGEVVIEAQKPGMVIGRHGSTLREITKKVGWTPEVVRTPPIESSTVSNVRSFLKQERDDRRDILEKVGRQIHREEMQDDEWVRITTLGCCREVGRASFILSTPETRILIDCGDKPGAEGEVPYLQVPEALGSGANSLDAVVLTHAHLDHSALIPLLFKYGYDGPIYCTEPTRDLMGLLTLDYLDVAAKEGRTPPYDSEQVREAIKHCIPLEYGDVTDIAPDVKLTFHNAGHILGSAVTHFHIGDGLYNVAFSGDIHYDDTRLFNGAVNDFPRVETLVLESTYGGRNDYQTDQEDSERRLKEVINETYEREGKVLIPAFAVGRSQELMLVLEEAMREGDIPEMPVHLDGMMWEATAIHTTYPEYLRDDLRDRIFHDDENPFLADQFNHIDGGEEERQEVADGGPCIILSTSGMVTGGPIMSWLRHLGSEDESTMTFVGYQAQGTLGRRIQNGWDEIPISEDGSRGNTMKMKMHVETVDGFSGHADRQGLENFVRTMNPRPEKVLCVHGDESSVQDLSSSLYHDFNMRTFAPKNLETFRFK; encoded by the coding sequence ATGAGTTCAGTAGACCGCCAACTCGACGACCTGAAGGCAAAGATCACGAGCGAGATACCCGACGACATCACCGTCTCCGACGTGAAGTACGAGGGCCCGGAACTGGTCGTGTACACGCGCGACCCGAAGAAGTTCGCCCAGCAAGGCGACCTCATCCGGCAACTCGCCTCCAAGCTCCGCAAGCGCATCACCGTCCGCCCCGACCCGGACGTCCTCAGTCACCCCGACGAAGCCCGGGAGCAGATCATGGACGTCATCCCCGAGGACGCGGGCGTCACCGACCTCGACTTCCACGCCGACACCGGCGAGGTCGTCATCGAAGCCCAGAAGCCCGGGATGGTCATCGGCCGCCACGGCTCCACGCTCCGCGAGATCACGAAGAAAGTCGGGTGGACGCCCGAAGTCGTCCGCACGCCGCCGATCGAGTCCTCGACCGTCTCGAACGTCCGGAGCTTCCTCAAGCAGGAGCGCGACGACCGCCGCGACATCCTCGAGAAGGTCGGCCGCCAGATCCACCGCGAGGAGATGCAGGACGACGAGTGGGTGCGCATCACGACGCTGGGCTGCTGTCGCGAAGTCGGTCGTGCGAGCTTCATCCTGTCGACGCCCGAGACCCGCATCCTCATCGACTGCGGCGACAAACCCGGCGCAGAGGGCGAAGTCCCGTACCTCCAGGTTCCCGAGGCGCTCGGGTCGGGCGCGAACTCGCTCGACGCGGTCGTCCTCACGCACGCGCACCTCGACCACTCCGCACTCATCCCGCTCCTGTTCAAGTACGGGTACGACGGCCCGATCTACTGTACCGAGCCGACGCGGGACCTCATGGGGCTGTTGACGCTCGACTACCTCGACGTCGCAGCCAAGGAGGGTCGTACGCCGCCGTACGACTCCGAGCAGGTCCGCGAAGCGATCAAGCACTGCATCCCCCTCGAGTACGGTGACGTCACGGACATCGCGCCGGACGTGAAGCTGACGTTCCACAACGCCGGGCACATCCTCGGGAGCGCGGTCACGCACTTCCACATCGGCGACGGCCTCTACAACGTCGCATTCTCCGGCGACATCCACTACGACGACACCCGCCTGTTCAACGGGGCGGTGAACGACTTCCCGCGCGTCGAGACGCTCGTCCTCGAATCCACGTACGGTGGACGGAACGACTACCAGACCGACCAGGAGGACTCCGAGCGCCGCCTGAAGGAAGTCATCAACGAGACCTACGAGCGCGAGGGGAAAGTCCTCATCCCCGCGTTCGCGGTCGGCCGCAGCCAGGAACTCATGCTCGTCCTCGAGGAGGCGATGCGCGAAGGCGACATCCCCGAGATGCCAGTGCACCTCGACGGGATGATGTGGGAAGCGACCGCGATCCACACGACGTACCCCGAGTACCTCCGGGACGACCTCCGCGACCGCATCTTCCACGACGACGAGAACCCGTTCCTCGCCGACCAGTTCAATCACATCGACGGCGGCGAGGAGGAACGCCAGGAGGTCGCCGACGGCGGCCCGTGCATCATCCTCTCCACGAGCGGGATGGTCACGGGCGGCCCGATCATGTCCTGGCTCCGCCACCTCGGGAGCGAGGACGAGTCGACGATGACGTTCGTCGGCTACCAGGCCCAGGGGACGCTCGGGCGCCGCATCCAGAACGGCTGGGACGAGATCCCGATCAGCGAGGACGGCAGTCGCGGGAACACGATGAAGATGAAGATGCACGTCGAGACCGTCGACGGGTTCTCCGGGCACGCCGACCGCCAGGGCCTCGAGAACTTCGTCCGGACGATGAATCCCCGACCGGAGAAGGTGCTGTGCGTCCACGGCGACGAATCCTCGGTGCAGGACCTGTCGTCGTCGCTCTACCACGACTTCAACATGCGGACGTTCGCGCCGAAGAACCTCGAGACGTTCCGGTTCAAGTAA
- a CDS encoding DUF488 family protein, with product MTDDSGVTDDSGVTDDSGARGRVLDTYVAALQHDLADVGDATRVGVVRRPTRWFSGSVDENVPALAPPEALLDETKRRQEDFEMAGVCEEEAHNEAWLEAEFSDRYRSHLESDADATVALSELAERVRDGEDVALVCFENTDKKRCHRTILRDVLESRFDGVDER from the coding sequence GTGACCGACGATTCGGGCGTGACCGACGATTCGGGCGTGACCGACGACTCCGGCGCACGTGGCCGGGTGCTCGACACGTACGTCGCGGCACTCCAGCACGACCTCGCGGACGTCGGGGACGCGACGCGCGTGGGCGTCGTCAGGCGGCCGACGCGGTGGTTCTCGGGGAGCGTCGACGAGAACGTGCCCGCGCTCGCCCCGCCCGAGGCCCTCCTCGACGAGACGAAGCGGCGACAGGAGGACTTCGAGATGGCGGGCGTCTGCGAGGAGGAGGCGCACAACGAGGCGTGGCTCGAGGCGGAGTTCTCGGACCGCTATCGCTCGCACCTCGAGTCGGACGCGGACGCGACGGTCGCACTGTCGGAACTCGCGGAGCGCGTCCGCGACGGCGAGGACGTCGCGCTCGTCTGCTTCGAGAACACCGACAAGAAGCGCTGTCACCGCACCATCCTCCGCGACGTCCTCGAATCGCGGTTCGACGGCGTGGACGAGCGGTGA
- a CDS encoding 8-oxo-dGTP diphosphatase produces the protein MDDGGAREVAVDGIETAVPSAAFASERDEATICYPIRGDLPLGDDDELLMIRKRRGLGADLYNGPGGKVEPGETPAEAAVRETREETGVDVGAVDKRGEFDFFFGDEHVFCCHVYVGREVSGVPEDTPEAFPEWRARRDVPYDEMWEDDVLWVPRVLDGDTIRGVFYFDDDGDDLLEYDVAAGVDGFD, from the coding sequence ATGGACGACGGTGGGGCGCGCGAGGTCGCGGTCGACGGCATCGAGACGGCGGTGCCGAGCGCGGCGTTCGCGAGCGAGCGCGACGAGGCGACGATCTGCTACCCGATCCGGGGCGACCTCCCGCTCGGGGACGACGACGAACTCCTGATGATCCGCAAGCGCCGCGGGCTCGGCGCGGACCTGTACAACGGCCCGGGCGGGAAGGTCGAGCCCGGCGAGACGCCCGCCGAGGCCGCGGTCCGGGAGACGCGCGAGGAGACCGGCGTCGACGTCGGCGCGGTCGACAAGCGCGGCGAGTTCGACTTCTTCTTCGGCGACGAGCACGTGTTCTGCTGCCACGTCTACGTCGGCCGCGAGGTGTCCGGGGTCCCCGAGGACACGCCGGAGGCGTTCCCGGAGTGGCGCGCACGCCGCGACGTTCCCTACGACGAGATGTGGGAGGACGACGTGCTCTGGGTGCCCCGGGTCCTCGACGGTGACACCATCCGCGGCGTCTTCTACTTCGACGACGACGGCGACGACCTCCTCGAGTACGACGTCGCCGCTGGCGTCGACGGATTCGATTGA